The following nucleotide sequence is from Pseudomonas sp. RC10.
CCTTGCCTTCGTCAAAGCTCATCTGCACGCGCAGGTAACGTTCGACCTTGTCGTGAATCGAGCGAATCATGTTCAGCAGAAACGGCCGTTGCGCCGCTTCGTACAGGCAGGTGTGAAACGCCCAGTTCAGCTCGGCCCAACGCCCGATGTCATCATCACCCACGAACTCGTCGCAGATGGCGCTGGCGCGGTCGATCTGCGCCTGGGTCAGCCTTGGCACCGCGAGACGAATCGCCTGCACTTCCAGCAATACCCGCACTTCGAAAATCTGCGCCAGTTCCGGCTCGGAAATCCGCGTGACCACCGCGCCCTTGTTGCGCTGGAACTGCACCAGGCCTTCGGCTTCAAGGCGTTTCAGCGCTTCCCGGACCG
It contains:
- a CDS encoding GntR family transcriptional regulator, giving the protein MPFLLSDAPNLGVAPSASEVIATFLRESIISGQFAEDEPIRQDDIARVFNVSKIPVREALKRLEAEGLVQFQRNKGAVVTRISEPELAQIFEVRVLLEVQAIRLAVPRLTQAQIDRASAICDEFVGDDDIGRWAELNWAFHTCLYEAAQRPFLLNMIRSIHDKVERYLRVQMSFDEGKERADLEHREILKACAERDVDKAAELIEHHIIGVCRTLYAHLPNAVLSEI